The Acinetobacter chinensis genomic sequence TTGCAGATGGATTGCGCAACATGGGAACATTCGGTTGCCCAATAATAGTCAGAAAATTAAAGTAGTGCAGCGGTGCAGGCAGATCAGGAATCATGATGCCCTGATGGATGATCCTGAACCATCCTTTTTGCGGATGGTAGGCAAGATCGAGTGGAAACCGGGCCTGATTGAGCTGCCTTGATTCATCGACTAAATTCATAAGCAGCTGCATATCAGACTCCGATTTTTATTTCATTATTTTTTTAACCTTTGCGACCAGCCATAAAAGTCGTCACAAATCCTGACAATGCATAGATGATCGAAATTACAAGTATTCCAACAGGAATATTATAAGTCATTGCTGCAAGTATAAATACTGCAATTGGTAACACGAAAAATGGAACACGTTTACGATCCACGGTTTTAAAGGAATAATATTTAATATTGGAAATCATCAGCAGACCGACTGCAATAATAATCACAGCATTGATTCCCTGAACCGCAGCATCTTTAAGATCGAAGATCTCAGGAAAATCACGCCCAACCCAGACTAGTGAAATAATCATAATAGCTGCGAGTGGGCTTGCCACACCAATAAAGTAGCGTTTATCGACCACACCGATCTGCACATTAAACCGCGCTAAACGGAATGCAGCACATGCGGTATAAACAAAACATGCAGCCAGACCGATGCGTCCAAGGTCATTCAGACTCCAGCTGTACATCAGGATGGCAGGTGCCACACCAAAAGCCAGCAGATCCGATAATGAATCGAACTGCTCACCAAAGGCACTCTGCGCACCAATAGCACGGGCTACACGTCCATCAAGACCATCAAACAGCGCGGCAATAAAAATTGCATAGATTGCCTGGGTAAAATCACCGTTCATACTGGCAATAATCGAGTAAAAACCTGAAAGCAACGCTGCCGTCGTGATCAGGTTTGGCCACAGGTAGATACCCCGACGCTTCACTTTCTGCCCTTCATGTGTATGTTCTTCCTCTTCAACTTCAAACGTAATTCCGTCGAAACTACGCTGCTCGTCCTGTGAAGAATGTTCACTTTCAGGTTTATTTATATTTGTCATTCTGAAGTCCTAATCTGTGACCTGTTTTTTCGCACTCTGTGTTCTGAATTTATTCGCCAACCAACCAGCGAACAGCCGCATGACCACCATTTTCACTCATACGTAAATGAGGGAATAACCATTGCAATGCTTCGTCTGCATCCTGTGAGAATTTCCATGGTGGGTTGATCACCAGCAGACCACAGCCATTCAGTCCGACTGGAGTATCATCTGGCCATACACACACTTCGCAGACCAGCTGACGGCGAATACCTGTTTTCATCATTTTCTTTTCAAAACGCTCAATCATGGCACGGTCTTTAATCGGATACCATACGGCAAAAACACCTGTCGGCCATTTTTTATAAGCAGCAACAAGCAGTTCCACCAACTGAGGAAAGTCTTTACGCTCCAGCTCATAAGGTGGGTCAATCATGACCAGTCCACGCTTTTCTTTAGGTGGAATCACACCGAGCAGACCTTCATACGCATCACGTTCATGCAGACCTGCACGTTTGTCACGAATGTTGTAATACAGCTGCTGAAACACATCACGCTGCATTTCAAAAATAGTGGCTTTATCAATATCACGCATACCTTCAAGCGCAAACCACGGCGAACCCGGGTATGCACCTTTACCTGAACCTGCACGCATATCTTCCACAATTTTCAGATACTGTTTCACGCCTTCAGGTGCATTACGCTTAATTGAATCATCCAGTTTCACCAGACGATGAATACCGTTTAAAAACTCACCTGATTTCTGTGCTTCTGAAGTCGACAAGTCGTACTTACCTGCACCACCATGTGTATCTACATAGCGATAAGGTTTGTCTTTTGCATTCAGTCGACTTAATAACTGAAGCAGCAATACGTGCTTCATCACGTCGGCAAAGTTGCCTGCATGGAAATGGTGACGGTAATTCATGTTTCATTAATTCCTGATATCAACTGTTATTTTAGCATGAAAAAATGTTTCGTTCCGACTGCTGTCTTACACTAAAATAACGTTCTTTCAGTTATTCATTTTCAATGGAATTTTATATGGATGCAGTTCTTCTCCCAAAGTCATGGAAAGTTGATCAGATTATTCACGATCTGGATCAACAGGGCTTTAGCCTCATTGATGAAGCCTACCCTCCCGCATATATGCACAGACTGGTTGAAGAATGCACCTCAAACCTGAATAAATTCAGAGATGCCGCTATTCAGAATGGCGTTGTCAGCAAAATACGCAGTGATCATATTTTATGGATCAATGAACAGCTCGAAACAGCCAGTCAGCATGTGCATCAACTGGAAGAACTGGCAAAGCAGCTGAACCGTGCCTTCTATTCGGGCATCCGAAATGTGGAAGCTCATTTTGCCTGTTACAATTCAGGTGAATTCTATGCCCTGCATCGGGACAATCCTCACAACAAAAATGGCAGGGTCTTTTCCGCAGTCTATTATCTGCATGAACAATGGCAAAGTGACTGGGGTGGTGAACTGCACCTGCAGGACAAAAATGATCAGTGGCATATTCTTCAGCCAAAACCGAACCGTATTGCACTGTTTCAGAGTGACTTATTACACGAAGTCCTGAAAGCAAAGCATCAGCGTCTGTCCATTACTGCCTGGCTTCGCAGCGATTCAGATATCATTTAAGCAGCGCCCGATGCAGAATTTCAAATCTGCAACACTGCGTATAATGTTCAAGGGCTTTAAATTCCTGAAGATGCCCACATAATACTGAACATTATTCAAGAGGAACTGATCATGTTTGAAAATACAAAACAACTTATCGAGCGTATTGGTGAGACAGATCAGTTATATCTGGAAAACAACACCCCTGAACTTGCACTTGAACGTGGGGACTTGCGTTTACAGCTGGTCGAACGAAGTAACTCCAGACAGGAACAGGTTCATTTTCTCCAGGAAGCAATCGTGCTGTTTGAAACCGCACGTGTTGAATATGAAGAAATGCCGATGCCTCTGTATGTAAATTTATCTTTGCATCTGGCAAAAGCCTATATGGTTTATTTCGAACTGAGCAAAGAAACCAGATATGCGCTGATTACACAGCAGATTTTAAAACCGATGACTCAACATGAAAGTGCTGATATTTATTTTATGCTGGCTTACGCTTCTGTGAGCAAAAATGAACTGTCACTGACACGACACTGGCTCAAAAAATATATGGCTACGGCTGATTTTGATCTGGTTTTGTTAAAACAGCACCCTGCTTTTAAACCTGTACAGAATGAAGCATGGTTTAGCCAGATGATTCAGAACAGGTTGCACTGATCACATCAGGATTAATAAACACCAATAAAAAAGATGGCTTTTGCCATCTTTTTTTGTGGAGATTTCTTCAGCTTATGCCGTCTGTAATTTATAGGCATCCATATGCAGTTGTTGATTCAGTTCATCAATCCACATTGACCAATCATCATCCTGAACTAAATGGCTGATCAGGAAATCACGCTGTGATTTATTCCAGAACGGTGCATCATGTAAGTTCTGGCTGGCGGTTAACTGGTGAGTGCGGACATACAGCTCTATTGCAGCGGGGCTGTTTGCCAGTCCTAACTGAGAAAAAAGCATTTCGAGGGATGGTTTGTTCGTCCTGAGCATGAGCGCCCTCCTTACTTATCAGCATAATTGTCATTAGTTATGCAATTAACTTATAAGATAAAGCAAAGAAAAGCCAGCTGAATCTGCTGGCGATGTTGTTTCAATTTGTGTTCA encodes the following:
- the pssA gene encoding CDP-diacylglycerol--serine O-phosphatidyltransferase, coding for MTNINKPESEHSSQDEQRSFDGITFEVEEEEHTHEGQKVKRRGIYLWPNLITTAALLSGFYSIIASMNGDFTQAIYAIFIAALFDGLDGRVARAIGAQSAFGEQFDSLSDLLAFGVAPAILMYSWSLNDLGRIGLAACFVYTACAAFRLARFNVQIGVVDKRYFIGVASPLAAIMIISLVWVGRDFPEIFDLKDAAVQGINAVIIIAVGLLMISNIKYYSFKTVDRKRVPFFVLPIAVFILAAMTYNIPVGILVISIIYALSGFVTTFMAGRKG
- a CDS encoding 23S rRNA (adenine(2030)-N(6))-methyltransferase RlmJ, encoding MNYRHHFHAGNFADVMKHVLLLQLLSRLNAKDKPYRYVDTHGGAGKYDLSTSEAQKSGEFLNGIHRLVKLDDSIKRNAPEGVKQYLKIVEDMRAGSGKGAYPGSPWFALEGMRDIDKATIFEMQRDVFQQLYYNIRDKRAGLHERDAYEGLLGVIPPKEKRGLVMIDPPYELERKDFPQLVELLVAAYKKWPTGVFAVWYPIKDRAMIERFEKKMMKTGIRRQLVCEVCVWPDDTPVGLNGCGLLVINPPWKFSQDADEALQWLFPHLRMSENGGHAAVRWLVGE
- a CDS encoding 2OG-Fe(II) oxygenase, with translation MDAVLLPKSWKVDQIIHDLDQQGFSLIDEAYPPAYMHRLVEECTSNLNKFRDAAIQNGVVSKIRSDHILWINEQLETASQHVHQLEELAKQLNRAFYSGIRNVEAHFACYNSGEFYALHRDNPHNKNGRVFSAVYYLHEQWQSDWGGELHLQDKNDQWHILQPKPNRIALFQSDLLHEVLKAKHQRLSITAWLRSDSDII
- a CDS encoding DUF2789 family protein, translating into MLRTNKPSLEMLFSQLGLANSPAAIELYVRTHQLTASQNLHDAPFWNKSQRDFLISHLVQDDDWSMWIDELNQQLHMDAYKLQTA